GATGTCGGAAGCGGCCACGCGCTTCGTCACCCCGTTGACCTTCGAAGCCGTCACGGGCCGCCCGGTTCTCTTCGATCTCTGGGCGCCCGGGGCAGGCGAGGCGCACATCGAGATCGCCCGCTGGTGCGACGGCATCGTGGTGGCGCCGGCGACCGCCGACCTGATCGGACAGCTCGCGAACGGCCTCGCGCGCGACGCGCTCGGGGCCGTTCTTTTGGCTGCGCGCTCGCCCGTGTGGCTTGCTCCGGCCATGCACGACGCGATGTGGCGCCACCCGGCGGTGCAGGCCAACGTGGAGCGGCTGCGGCAGTACGGGTACCGGTTCATCGGTCCGGAGCACGGGCGCCTGGCCTCCGGCGAGGAGGGGTGGGGGCGCATGGCGGAGCCGGCGGCGATCGTCGACGCGCTGCGCGCCGCCAGCCGCGCCC
The sequence above is drawn from the Clostridia bacterium genome and encodes:
- a CDS encoding bifunctional 4'-phosphopantothenoylcysteine decarboxylase/phosphopantothenoylcysteine synthetase encodes the protein MARWVVGVAGGVAAYKAVDLASRLVKEGHEVRVVMSEAATRFVTPLTFEAVTGRPVLFDLWAPGAGEAHIEIARWCDGIVVAPATADLIGQLANGLARDALGAVLLAARSPVWLAPAMHDAMWRHPAVQANVERLRQYGYRFIGPEHGRLASGEEGWGRMAEPAAIVDALRAASRA